Below is a genomic region from uncultured Campylobacter sp..
TCCTCTGAAACTGCAAAACAAAGAATATCGGCGTGGTCGTCATAAAAAGGAAAAATCATCTAAATTTTAATAGATACTACTGCCTTTGCTACATAAAGTATAATAATTAAATGCCTCCGCCAATTATTTTTTAAAATTTTTAAAAAATTTCTTCAAAACCGCCTTGTAAAAGATCGCAAATTTCGACTCTTTTTTCTCATAAATCACGCTAAAGACGCCCTGCAGATCCAGCTTTTCTTGCAAAGTAATGTTTTGCACTCTACTCTCCTATAAGTTTTTTTATCTTATGCAGCACAAACGCAGCGTCGTCGCTATCGAGCTCGCACAACATCTGGCATATCGCAGTCGCAGCTTGCGGCTTGGTCGTGCCCAAGCGCCAGTCCTGATACGTCCGCATCGACACGCCTAACCTCTGCGCCATCGCGGCGTGCGAGATCTTTTTGCCGTTATTTTTGGCTTCGACGGCATTGTGCAAAATGTTGAATATATCGCTCGTTTCTAACATATGAAAATTATACAAATTTATTCGTTAATTATACATAAAATCGTATAAAATGAATAAAAATCGCGTTATTCATAAGTAAAAATAGCAAAACACTTCGTTTATCCGTGTAAATTATACAGAATACTGCATAAAATAAACATAAAATTTTATAAAATTTTGCATGTTATGCCGTAAAGACGAACCGACTTGCGCAAATAGGCATCTTATAGAACGGCACATTAAATTTTAAAACGGGGATAGATGAAATTTTAA
It encodes:
- a CDS encoding helix-turn-helix transcriptional regulator, yielding MLETSDIFNILHNAVEAKNNGKKISHAAMAQRLGVSMRTYQDWRLGTTKPQAATAICQMLCELDSDDAAFVLHKIKKLIGE